One genomic window of Muntiacus reevesi chromosome 4, mMunRee1.1, whole genome shotgun sequence includes the following:
- the XCR1 gene encoding chemokine XC receptor 1 — protein MEPSDIPESTTSYEYDPQSFLCEKRTFVFATVSTTVLYCLVFFLSMVGNSLVLWVLVKYESLESLTNVFILNLCLSDLVFSCLLPVWISGYHWGWVLGDVLCKLLNMVFSISLYSSISFLTIMTIHRYLSVVSPISSLRVHTLQRRVLVTAAVWAASILSSIPDAISHKVFPSGCDYAELEWFLASVYQHNVIFLLSVGVILFCYVEILRTLFRSRSKRRHRTVRLIFTIVAAYFLSWAPYNLILFLQTLLKLGVIQSCEVSQQLDYALLICRNIAFSHCCFNPVLYVFVGVKFRRHLKSLLRRFWLCRQQAPSLPPSPHPPGAFTYEGISFY, from the coding sequence ATGGAGCCCTCAGACATCCCAGAGTCCACCACCTCTTATGAGTATGATCCTCAGAGCTTTCTGTGTGAGAAGAGGACCTTCGTCTTCGCCACCGTCAGCACCACTGTCCTCTACTGCCTGGTGTTCTTTCTCAGCATGGTGGGCAACAGCCTGGTGTTGTGGGTCTTGGTGAAGTATGAGAGCCTGGAGTCCCTTACCAACGTCTTCATCCTCAACCTGTGCCTCTCAGACCTGGTGTTCTCCTGCTTGCTGCCCGTGTGGATCTCGGGGTACCACTGGGGCTGGGTGCTGGGAGATGTTCTGTGCAAGCTCCTCAACATGGTCTTCTCCATCAGCCTCTACAGCAGCATCTCCTTCCTGACCATCATGACCATCCATCGCTACCTGTCTGTGGTGAGTCCCATCTCGTCCCTGCGCGTCCACACCCTCCAGCGCCGTGTGCTGGTGACCGCCGCCGTGTGGGCGGCCAGCATCCTGTCCTCCATCCCCGATGCCATCTCCCACAAGGTGTTCCCTTCGGGCTGTGACTATGCAGAACTCGAGTGGTTCCTCGCCTCCGTCTACCAGCACAACGTCATCTTCCTGCTGTCCGTGGGGGTCATCCTGTTCTGCTACGTGGAGATCCTCAGGACCCTGTTCCGCTCTCGGTCCAAACGCCGCCACCGGACCGTGAGGCTCATCTTCACCATCGTGGCGGCGTACTTCCTCAGCTGGGCTCCCTACAACCTGATCCTGTTCCTGCAGACACTGTTGAAACTGGGGGTCATTCAGAGCTGCGAGGTCAGCCAGCAGCTGGATTACGCCCTGCTCATCTGCCGCaacattgccttctcccactgctgCTTCAACCCGGTGCTCTATGTCTTCGTCGGGGTCAAGTTCCGCAGGCACCTCAAAAGCCTGCTCCGGCGCTTCTGGCTCTGCCGGCAGCAGGCGCCCAGCCTTCCTCCGTCACCTCACCCCCCAGGTGCCTTCACCTACGAGGGCATCTCCTTCTATTGA